From a region of the Bacillota bacterium genome:
- a CDS encoding 5'-nucleotidase C-terminal domain-containing protein: protein MQGVPVGVIGVVTSETPSIVSAGGVQGLKFLDEIQAVNHYVSELKQQGVETIVVLMHNGGDGDRQGKVTGAVVPLVHAMDDEVDVVLTGHSHRCYQGLVGTKLVAQACSNGIAFADVDLMIDRAFKEVIAKKAEIVDAIPEAPGIAPDPTVQAMVRRFAEQVAPLVNRVVATAAERIAREQNEAGESALGNLIADAQRWKTGARIAFMNPGGIRADLDAGEVTWGELYTVQPFNNYLVTMTLTGSQIERLLEQQWVNQPFPRMLQISGLRYAWHSDRAVGDRVDPTEIFLEDGTPVEPEGRYRVVVNSFLADGGDNFTVLREGTDRMVGPVDLDALVEYLQQLSRPVSARILGRIQRQP from the coding sequence CCGTCAACCACTACGTAAGCGAGCTGAAGCAGCAGGGCGTCGAAACCATCGTGGTGCTGATGCACAACGGCGGGGACGGAGACCGCCAGGGTAAGGTCACCGGAGCCGTCGTGCCCCTGGTTCACGCCATGGACGACGAGGTGGACGTGGTCCTGACGGGCCACTCCCACCGGTGCTATCAGGGGCTCGTCGGCACCAAGCTGGTGGCCCAGGCGTGCTCCAACGGCATTGCCTTCGCCGATGTCGACCTGATGATTGACCGCGCCTTCAAAGAGGTGATTGCGAAAAAGGCCGAGATCGTGGACGCCATCCCTGAGGCCCCCGGCATTGCCCCGGATCCGACGGTTCAGGCCATGGTTCGCCGGTTCGCCGAACAGGTCGCACCCCTGGTCAACCGCGTAGTGGCCACTGCCGCGGAACGCATCGCCCGCGAGCAAAACGAAGCGGGCGAGTCAGCTCTTGGCAACCTCATCGCGGACGCCCAGCGGTGGAAGACCGGCGCCCGGATCGCGTTCATGAACCCCGGCGGTATCCGGGCCGACCTCGACGCCGGAGAGGTCACGTGGGGCGAACTCTACACCGTCCAGCCGTTCAACAACTACCTCGTCACGATGACCCTGACTGGCAGCCAGATTGAACGGCTCCTCGAGCAGCAGTGGGTCAACCAACCGTTCCCCAGGATGCTGCAGATATCGGGGCTTCGCTATGCGTGGCACTCGGACAGGGCGGTAGGGGACCGCGTGGATCCAACCGAGATCTTCCTCGAAGACGGGACGCCCGTCGAGCCGGAGGGGCGCTACAGGGTCGTCGTCAACAGCTTCCTGGCGGACGGCGGCGACAACTTCACGGTGCTGCGGGAGGGCACCGACCGGATGGTCGGGCCCGTCGACCTGGACGCCCTGGTGGAATACCTCCAGCAGCTATCGCGGCCGGTGAGCGCCCGGATTCTGGGACGGATCCAGCGCCAGCCGTAG